The Oncorhynchus nerka isolate Pitt River linkage group LG12, Oner_Uvic_2.0, whole genome shotgun sequence genome contains the following window.
ctttccagccattattatgagcccgtcatacaactgactaggtatccccctttcccttcctccctccccaatTACAGTGCCACCAGCTGCCTgtaaggggagaggaacagaaacagtCTATTATTGGTCACATTACTTTCACTTGACTCTCAGTTTCATGCTTTGCCGTCATGTTTTTCTCAGACAAGTGACTAGTTAAGGGATTTACTGTAGCTCTGGGGAAATCTTGGCTTTTGGTAGTTAACCATCTCTGGAAGATTTGATCAATTATTCTCTGCCATCGTAAGGATTATTCTTAGGAACTTCCCTTAAAGAGAGGAACGTCTTAGCGGTGGCTGGTCGTGTTGTCTCCTCCTAGGACATACAGGTCTGTGTGATTCCATATAGCTCGGTACACTCTGTTGTGTGGCTGCTAGGCCCGTCTGGACCTCCACAGTGCCGAGCCAGGACAGCCATGGCCAAGAGAGACTACCTGGTGGAGGCAGCCAAGCAGATCCGAATGGCTCTGGACAGGGAGGTCAGTGAAGACTATGAAGCTGCCTTCAGCTACTACAAGAATGGGGTTGACCTGCTGCTCAATGGAGTTCAAGGTACAGtggtaatctactgtactctagaGTATTCTGTCAACATGCAGGGTTCTGGTTAGGGTGATATTGAATAGAGCAGGTTAAGGCGCTACAGACTTTAGCTACTCAACACAGTGAGAATAAGTCATGTGACATGAAACAGGAACATGTGGATTTATCTGCTCATGATTCATCCATTGTAAAGCAGAATTAAATAATTCCTATGAAAAACAGGAAGTCAAGAAGCCAAGGTCAGAGAACGATATCCATACTGGTAAAGCATGCCGGATATTCTCTCTCTACTGTGCTAGTGAAGTATGTCAGCTATATTCAAACAGAAGCGTTTGAATGATGAGGTTATTTCAGTTTAGTGGAGTGAGGTTTCTCCATTGTGTGACAGGGAGAGAACTGAGGTCTGATGTAGTTGGTCTGTCTTCCAGTGGACCCTAACAAGGAGCGCCGGGAGGCAGTGAAGAGGAAGACTACTCAGTATCTGAAGAGGGCAGAGGAAATCTTTATCTCCCACCTGCAGGACAACCTGGGGAAGGGGAACGCTCACTTAGGGGTAAGAAGATGACCTTTGAACCCTCATTAGGACAAGATGAACATTCCATAATACTGTGCAAGTCTTATTGATGGAAATCAACCCACTCTGATCATCCATGTTACTCAGGGAACTGGACACTCATTTTCCAGCTTTTTACTCCTGTGTTGATTTATGTCTCGTCTGTTTATTGAAGAGGTGGTTAAGTGCTAATCTTCCAGTTAGCACCTCTCTGAATCATTTCCTTCTGGGAAAGCCTGAGTCACATCCTCAAAGCAACCAGTATGTGCTGCTTATAGCCTCTCTCTAGAGATGggctacagaacagaacagcacaacaactccatctccctctgttaCACTACACCCGACCCGGGCGAGAAGATCACATCTGCCAGGATGCCTCGCACTGGCCGGCTgggcgctctctctccccctctctcttatgCAACATGCTAATATCTGTTGGAAGATTGTAACTAATCCTTGAGTAGAAGCAACATTTCAGATCTGAATTAAACACAAAGACACGTGTCCACATCGCTGTTATCTGTCCTATACTGATTTGTAATCTCTTTTTATCACCAGGGTTACAGTAGTCTGAGATTCCGGCCAATCAGACACCTGAGCTGCCCAGTGGAGGATCTGGACATGTGTAAAGTGGTGGGGATCATCGATAAGGTAAGGACGTTTTTACACTCATTGCTCTCAACCAGACATGGGTACTATAACGTTTTGTTAGACTGATGATACTTTCTTGAACAGACATCCTGGCTGTAGTTAACCCTTTATTaaccaaatcacattttattggtcacatacacataccaTGTCTTATAGATTCAGTGACAACCATGATGCTTACCTAAGCAAATAGTACCTTGTCCTAAAATGTCACAACCATCTAATAACATACTATGTTCTATTTAAACTAAAATAAAATGTACGTCTTCTCCCCAAGGTCCTGATTGTCCAAAGCCTGATTACAAAGGAGAAATGTGTTGTTAAAGTAAGTACTTACGTCTGATCTTAACACTACCAATACAGAGTGGCAGACGTGTAGTAGAAACAGTGTAGTAGAAACATTGCAGCTGTCTATCTGTGTAGATGCATATCCAGTGCACAGATGGCTGTTGTACTGTCTGGACCCCTGCCAGCCATCCTGTGGCAGCCCAGTCAATGGGAATACTCTGTCTTGAGTATCCTTCACCATTGATTTGGCTAAAAGCCCTCCACTCTGACCCTCTTAGTGGAAATGCACCTCTGATTTCCGTAACCAGAGAGTTGTTATTGGAAAATACTGTAGCAGGGTCTCTAAGGCGCAGGTCTCAGTAGTCTCGTTTACACCTGGCACTATCATGCAtcatcttgtccacattctgattgtgcccagaTCTTGAGAAATGTGTCTACATAtattaaaatgtatatttttataCGACCACTGTTTCCACATTGTGACCAGATTTCCCTGTATATAAATTATTTTATGGATAttttttcaaaataatatttatttattattttaagaCACATATTGATGCCATAAGTCAGTAGTGCCACCTGTCAATGATTTTACAGGGTGGGATAATGAGGATTTAAATGGTTTCACTATCCAGATCTGTTTACACTAACGATATCCAGACACAATGCATGCCTTGACTACCTCCGTAAGTGGTCAGGAAGATCTGATCACAATGTGTCTTTTAATCGTCTACACCTGTCTtaacaatcagaatgtggacaagatcaggacaaaggacgcgtgttagaaccaggtataaacagtGCTAGAGAAGAGCCCGCTTTTGTAGAGATGAGTTTTTAGATTTCTGTTTTTATCAATTAACTATAGACACAGACTAAGACTAGACAAGAGAACAATGTGTATTACAGTAGAGAAGTTGTATTTTGACCAAGGTAATAGTAACAGCATAGTAATACATGTATTGTTCTATTGCGCCGTGTCCTCTCAGAGCCTGCCCAAGTCGAGCTGGGAGAGCCGGGACCAGCCCACTATCATCCCCCAGGGCGTCCCCTATATGGTGAAGCTGCTGAGGTACTATGTCAGTGAGGATGCTGTGTACCTGCATCTGGAGCATGTTCAAGGTGAGCTGAACACAGCCTCTGCCTGCCAGCCCTGCAGTATGTGAGATGTAGCAGATGCTCTTTCCTAGCCTATCGCCATGCAAAGGGAGATTTATGTCCAAGGCATAGCAGTGGACCTACAGGTTACATTTGTTTTGTTGATTGTTGCACTCTTCAGCCATTTTGGGTCAAGGATGCCAAGGAGATTAGAAAAAATAGCTgaattaaaataaagaaaaactactATTGTCTTATGATGTATTGACTTTTCTATGCTCTGTAGGTGGGAAGCTTTTCTCCAAACTGTCCAAGGTGAGGAACGACCGAGCCAAGGAGCACCCAGAATGCTACATTCCCAGCCAGCACAGGATCAAACTGAAGAACAGCTACACCTCCCCTACCATCAGCTCAGACTACCAGCAGAATGACAGAGGGGACACAGGGACAACCCCTctcctggagagggagaacgaggaGAGCCCAGACACAGACTCCCCTGCATCTTGGCATGAGGCTCAGCATCGTCTGGAAGGCTGTAGGACCCACTCTTACTGCGAGGAGACAGGCTGCCTGCAGAACAACTCAAGGTCTACAGCGCTACAGCCCTCTTTATTTGGGCCAATGAGGACAGACATCAGTCCCCATATCCATCCAGCAGGCCACAGTCAGTGTTTGCTCTCCGAAACTCAGGACAAGCCTGCTCTTCCTAGTCATCTGTGCATCGATCAGGTTCCTGATGTCACCTCTGAGCCTTCTGGGAAGGCCACTGGAACAGAAAAAATTGAATCCAGTTTGGATTTTGACGTGGTGTGGAAGGCTGCTGATCTGACACAGAATTGTGAGAGTGACTCCGATATAGCTGCAGGTAAACCTGTACCTCAAACAACTCAGACCTCTTCTGGTGGGACAGGGTCAACAGTGAACCTGAAGAATCATTCTATCAGTTTGTATTCACAGAAAAGTTATGTTCCCCTCCATAATCAAAGCCAGGCTAGTGAGATGGCAACTTTGACCTCCTATGGCTCTCACCAAGGCAGTGTTTCAGGTGGAGACCTTGAGAACACTGTGGGTGTAGAGATATCCACACACCAGGAGAGAGGGCAGGAAGAACAGGTAAACCGTCACACTACTGAAAAGAGCATTGTGAACTTAGTAAGCAGGGACACAGAGACTTCCCAGCCTGGCAGAGCTGTGTGCCCCTCTACAGTAGACGAGCTGAAGGTCATGAGGACATCCTCAGGGATCTCTCACCCCCCTTCCCTGCCTCACTGTCTCAGTGCTGGGACACAGCAGGGGAACCAGGCAGGCATCTTCCTGGCCCTCACAGGGGCAAAGTATCATGTGGAGCCTCcttgcagggaggaggtggaggagggctgGGAGCTGAGCCCTTTGAGTAAGGACATCCCCCAAGGGAAAGGATCACTGTGTGACCCCACCACCACTGGCCCCACAGGGGCCTCCCCACAGTGTCGGAAGGAGGACATGAATGCTTTCCTGAAGTCAAATGGATCAGATGGACAGGGTCAGGATCAGATCATTGAGGTAGAGGGCTGGTGCCACCAGCCCAAGTTCCCAGCCAAGGCctccagagggagagatggggtcaGGCAGGGCTGTTGGGGGCTGCCTGAGGCAGAGGTGCGTCTGTTGGGAGCTCAGATCCTCCTGGCCCTGGAGAGTCTTCACCAGCAAGGTGTCATGTGCCGTGACCTCAACCCAAAGAACATCCTGCTTACCAGCATCGGTTAGTCACCTAAATCACTTTAACTCCGTACGGTCTCAGTTTTTGGCATGAGTTGAGTCTTGAAAACTCAACCAACTTTGATTGTGACATATTGTCATGTTTCTCAACAGGAAAGGTCTGCCTGACATTCTTTGGCCAGTGGAGTGAAGTTCAGTCAGAAACCAACTCTGAAGCTATGGACCGGATGTACTGTGCCCCAGGTGGAAACACAACAGTTCCACATATGGCTGCTACCCTAAAGTGCCTTCTAGTGTTATTATATATCAGACATTTAGTTTGATCCAACAAGAAACCTGTTAATAACAGTTCTGTTTGTTGTTTGCCAATAGAGATTGGAGGTGTGTCCAAAATAACAGAGGCTTGTGATTGGTGGAGTCTGGGGGCATTGCTATTTGAACTTCTTACAGGAATGGTAAATAACATTTGTATTGAATAATCCTTTGAAGAAAAAAAGAGGCCAGAATCTTGCCCTCCGTCATAGTAAAGTTTTTTTCCAATCCAAACGTGTGTATGTATATTGATTAGAGTGCTGCCAACTGGTCTGTTGATAGTGCATCTGTGTTGGTATCATTATCAAGTCCTTGTTGAAACGGTATGCCTGTTCCTGTGCCTCCAGCCCCTGTGGCAGTTCCACCCAGCCGGGGTACATTCTCACACCCAGCTTCTGATCCCAGACCAGCTGAGTACTGCAGCTGCCTCCCTGCTCACTGAGGTAAGGCCTGAGTCCCATTACACACATGACTGGTAGTGTAAATACCGTAGACATATACACACATGCTTCTAGCCTGCACCCACAgatacacacagccacacacattgTACAAACTCAAATTGGCTTTCTGAATGAGTGACTTGTGTGTTCCACAGCTTCTGCAGTTTGACGCTGGTTATCGTTTGGGCTCTGGAGGCGGTGGAGTGAGTGACATCAAGTGTCACCCCTTCTTCAATGGTGTCTCCTGGAAGGCACTGAGCAGTTAGAAGGTCAACAGACTGTCTGTAGCCTGAACAGTTATCTGCAGCCAAGTGAAGTTGGGCAGCCACTGCCCCCTTGTGGCTAAAATAATTGAAACCCCAGCTCTGGAGCTACTTCCTGAGCATCTTGTTATTCCCAAAGAATGATAGATTAGAAGGGTAATTCAGAGCACACAGCCAACATGTCAGCCCTGCAACAACCAAACTCTGCCTGCAGTGTTGTCTTTGTAACCTCCATGTTTGAATAATAGAGGCTAGTGTAAACATAGTAGGGCAAAATGTACTCCTGGGTGACTTTTGGGGTATTTCTGTTGTACAAATGATATGCAATGCTACTGTTAACATCCATGCATAGCATCACCAAGTATGGAAACGGATGTTTTTCATTGTCAAACACTTACTACACAAATACTTTTTGGTCAGCCAATGGCTGTGATAAACAACGTTGACAATAACGTTAGTAAAATGAAGCAATGCATCTGTGCTGTGTTAGTCTTTAATATACTCATGGTCAGCCTTTTTTTCTGTACATAGCCTATATCAGGGTTTCTCAAGCTCAGTCCTGGGGCCCtacctgggtgcacgttttggtttctgGCCTAGCACTacaactgattcaaataatcaaagcttgatcagttggttatttgaatcagctgtgtagtgctagggcagaaaccaaaacgtgcacccaggtaGGGCCCCAGGACCAAGTTTGTTTAACCCTGGCCTATGACTATTTCTACCACAGCTCAGACAGTCACTTCCTGACTTGTAAGTGATGTGGTGTGTTCTCAGTCTCTTTAATGTTTCCATTTCTTTTAAAGCTTCCAAGGCCTGGCAATATCTATTTTACACTACACACCAGCCACTTGTTTTCTGAATTGTTCTTATCGTCAgtcattgagagcattctgtaaAAAGGCAAGTGTCTGTGTAAACAGAAAACAAAAAGCATCGTTTTTAAACCTTGAAATCTGGTCTTTAAatagttttgtttttttacacagCATAAACAGAATTTAAGAGTGTGCGTGAATGAGATGACTGGGTCCTGACATTTCAGTGTAACAAAGCATCAACCTGTACCATGAGCATGAACAGTCCATCTTCTGATAGGCTACAATTGTTATTCTACATGAAAAATACTTAATGCAACTTTTTGCCATTTATATTACAATTATTGTAGGTAGAAAATAGCAAATGGTGCTTTGAGATGTACAACACCCACTCCCTGCCCCAGACACACAACATTTAGCATAAATGATTTCACAATTTCAGCCCATGCAATAAGTCCAATGCACCTTTTGGTCTATTCAAGTATCCCCTTTCCTAGTTAACCAACACAAAACGTCTGCAGTTTAGGTTAATCAGGCAGGTATAGCTGCTGCGTGTGAAGGTCGGTTGATTGGTTTGTTTAGCCATTGACTGGGGAGGCTGGCTCACATGTCCAGTAGCAGCACTCTGGGATCTTCTACCACAGTCTTGATCTTACGCAGGAAGGTGACCGCCTCTCTGCCGTCGATGAGGCGATGGTCGTACGTCAGAGCCACGTACATCATGGGGCGGATCTCCACCTGcagcagaggaagaggagcttCAGAGACACTGCTTCCTGTCTCTATTCCACATAAACTAAAGTCCTCTCAcggtcaactgcatttattttcagcaaacttaacatgtttaaatatttttattaacataacaagattcaacaacagacataaacggaacaagttccacagacatgtgactaacagaaatggaatgtgtccctgaacaaaggggggggagggtcaaaagtaacagtcagtatctggtgtggccaccagctgcattaaatacggcagtgcatctcctcctcatggactgcaccagatttgccagttcttgctgtgagatgttaccccactcttccactaaggcacctgcaagttcccggacatctCTGGGGggggtcccagacgtgctcactgggattgagatccgggctcttcctggctatggcagaacactgacattcctgtcttgcaggaaatcacatacagaacaagcagtatggtgtggcattgtcatgctggagggtcatgtcaggatgagcccgcAGGAAAGGTACCacgtgagggaggatgtcttccctgtaacgcacagtgttgagattatctgcaatgacaacaagctcagtccgatgatactgtgacacaccgcccccagaccatgacggaccctccacctccaaatcaatcccgctccagagtacaggcctcggtgtaacgctcattccttcgatgataaacgcgaatccgaccatcacccctggtgagacaaaaccgcgactcgtcactgaagagcactttttgccagtcctgtctggtccagcgacgttgttgccggtaatGTCTGGTGacgacctgccttacaacaggcctacacgccctcagtccagcctctctcagcctattgcggacagtctgagcactgatggagattgtgcgtgttcctggtgtaactcgggcagttgttgttgtcatcctgtacctgtcccgcaggtgtgatgttcagatgtaccaatcctgtgcaggtgttgttacacgtggtctgtcactgtgaggatgatcagctgtccatcctgtctccctgtagcgctgtcttaggcgtctcacagtacagacattgcaatgtattgccctggccacatctgcagtcctcatgcctccttgcagcatgcctaaggcacgttcacgcagatgagcagggaccctaggcatctttcttttggcatttttcagagtcagtagaaaggcctctgtagtgtcctaagttttcataactgtgaccttaattgcctaccgtctgtaagctgttattaacgaccgttccacaggtgcatgttcattaattgtttatggttcattgaacaagcatgggaaacagtgttaaacccctttacaatgaagatctgtgaagttatctgGATTTCTACGAATTatcatctttgaaagacagggtcctgaaaaagggacgtttctttgtTTGCTGAGTTTATGATAAGGAGTTCCCCTGAGATATGAATCTACAATATATGGAGTAAAATCAAAATCTACAGAACAGAGCCAACCTTGCCCTCGATGGCCACTGGCCTCTCGAAGATACCATGCATTCCCAGGATGGCAGACTGTGGAGGGTTGATGATGGGCGTGCCAAACATGGATCCAAACACGCCACCGTTGCTGATGGTGAAGGTTCCTCCATCCATGTCCTCCACGGCCAGCTCATTCTTACGAGCCTGCAATCAACATCATCAACTTAGAGAATGCACAAAGTCCAAACATAAAGTACAGCGAAATCCATGTTATCCTACCTTCTCCCCCAGCTCGTTGATGGTCTTCTCAATGTCAGCGAAGTTCATTCCCTCCACTCCACGGATGACAGGCACCACCAAGCCCTGGGAGACAGGACACATTAGATATTCTGAGTTTTGgttcatgtacagtaccagtcaagtttggacacacctactcattcaagggtttttcatgtagtaaacaaaaataagtgttaaattataatatattttatacttgagattcttcaatgtagccacctttagctttgatgacagctttgcacactcttggcattctctcaaccaccttcatgaggaatgcttttcaacagtattgaaggaggtcccacatatgctgagcacacgttggctgcttttccttcactc
Protein-coding sequences here:
- the LOC115138500 gene encoding ribosomal protein S6 kinase-like 1 isoform X1: MSPTADRTREKSSVHSVVWLLGPSGPPQCRARTAMAKRDYLVEAAKQIRMALDREVSEDYEAAFSYYKNGVDLLLNGVQVDPNKERREAVKRKTTQYLKRAEEIFISHLQDNLGKGNAHLGGYSSLRFRPIRHLSCPVEDLDMCKVVGIIDKVLIVQSLITKEKCVVKSLPKSSWESRDQPTIIPQGVPYMVKLLRYYVSEDAVYLHLEHVQGGKLFSKLSKVRNDRAKEHPECYIPSQHRIKLKNSYTSPTISSDYQQNDRGDTGTTPLLERENEESPDTDSPASWHEAQHRLEGCRTHSYCEETGCLQNNSRSTALQPSLFGPMRTDISPHIHPAGHSQCLLSETQDKPALPSHLCIDQVPDVTSEPSGKATGTEKIESSLDFDVVWKAADLTQNCESDSDIAAGKPVPQTTQTSSGGTGSTVNLKNHSISLYSQKSYVPLHNQSQASEMATLTSYGSHQGSVSGGDLENTVGVEISTHQERGQEEQVNRHTTEKSIVNLVSRDTETSQPGRAVCPSTVDELKVMRTSSGISHPPSLPHCLSAGTQQGNQAGIFLALTGAKYHVEPPCREEVEEGWELSPLSKDIPQGKGSLCDPTTTGPTGASPQCRKEDMNAFLKSNGSDGQGQDQIIEVEGWCHQPKFPAKASRGRDGVRQGCWGLPEAEVRLLGAQILLALESLHQQGVMCRDLNPKNILLTSIGKVCLTFFGQWSEVQSETNSEAMDRMYCAPEIGGVSKITEACDWWSLGALLFELLTGMPLWQFHPAGVHSHTQLLIPDQLSTAAASLLTELLQFDAGYRLGSGGGGVSDIKCHPFFNGVSWKALSS
- the LOC115138500 gene encoding ribosomal protein S6 kinase delta-1-like isoform X3; this encodes MSPTADRTREKRPVWTSTVPSQDSHGQERLPGGGSQADPNGSGQGVDPNKERREAVKRKTTQYLKRAEEIFISHLQDNLGKGNAHLGGYSSLRFRPIRHLSCPVEDLDMCKVVGIIDKVLIVQSLITKEKCVVKSLPKSSWESRDQPTIIPQGVPYMVKLLRYYVSEDAVYLHLEHVQGGKLFSKLSKVRNDRAKEHPECYIPSQHRIKLKNSYTSPTISSDYQQNDRGDTGTTPLLERENEESPDTDSPASWHEAQHRLEGCRTHSYCEETGCLQNNSRSTALQPSLFGPMRTDISPHIHPAGHSQCLLSETQDKPALPSHLCIDQVPDVTSEPSGKATGTEKIESSLDFDVVWKAADLTQNCESDSDIAAGKPVPQTTQTSSGGTGSTVNLKNHSISLYSQKSYVPLHNQSQASEMATLTSYGSHQGSVSGGDLENTVGVEISTHQERGQEEQVNRHTTEKSIVNLVSRDTETSQPGRAVCPSTVDELKVMRTSSGISHPPSLPHCLSAGTQQGNQAGIFLALTGAKYHVEPPCREEVEEGWELSPLSKDIPQGKGSLCDPTTTGPTGASPQCRKEDMNAFLKSNGSDGQGQDQIIEVEGWCHQPKFPAKASRGRDGVRQGCWGLPEAEVRLLGAQILLALESLHQQGVMCRDLNPKNILLTSIGKVCLTFFGQWSEVQSETNSEAMDRMYCAPEIGGVSKITEACDWWSLGALLFELLTGMPLWQFHPAGVHSHTQLLIPDQLSTAAASLLTELLQFDAGYRLGSGGGGVSDIKCHPFFNGVSWKALSS
- the LOC115138500 gene encoding ribosomal protein S6 kinase-like 1 isoform X2, with product MAKRDYLVEAAKQIRMALDREVSEDYEAAFSYYKNGVDLLLNGVQVDPNKERREAVKRKTTQYLKRAEEIFISHLQDNLGKGNAHLGGYSSLRFRPIRHLSCPVEDLDMCKVVGIIDKVLIVQSLITKEKCVVKSLPKSSWESRDQPTIIPQGVPYMVKLLRYYVSEDAVYLHLEHVQGGKLFSKLSKVRNDRAKEHPECYIPSQHRIKLKNSYTSPTISSDYQQNDRGDTGTTPLLERENEESPDTDSPASWHEAQHRLEGCRTHSYCEETGCLQNNSRSTALQPSLFGPMRTDISPHIHPAGHSQCLLSETQDKPALPSHLCIDQVPDVTSEPSGKATGTEKIESSLDFDVVWKAADLTQNCESDSDIAAGKPVPQTTQTSSGGTGSTVNLKNHSISLYSQKSYVPLHNQSQASEMATLTSYGSHQGSVSGGDLENTVGVEISTHQERGQEEQVNRHTTEKSIVNLVSRDTETSQPGRAVCPSTVDELKVMRTSSGISHPPSLPHCLSAGTQQGNQAGIFLALTGAKYHVEPPCREEVEEGWELSPLSKDIPQGKGSLCDPTTTGPTGASPQCRKEDMNAFLKSNGSDGQGQDQIIEVEGWCHQPKFPAKASRGRDGVRQGCWGLPEAEVRLLGAQILLALESLHQQGVMCRDLNPKNILLTSIGKVCLTFFGQWSEVQSETNSEAMDRMYCAPEIGGVSKITEACDWWSLGALLFELLTGMPLWQFHPAGVHSHTQLLIPDQLSTAAASLLTELLQFDAGYRLGSGGGGVSDIKCHPFFNGVSWKALSS